Genomic window (Candidatus Sulfotelmatobacter sp.):
GGACGCGCGCGCGTCGCTGCAGGCAGCCCTGGCCGGCGACCCCAACAATCTCGAGGTGCTGCTCGAGCTCGGCGCGGTCGGCTACCAGCTGAACGACGCCGCGCTCTCGATCGCTGCGCTCGAGCGCGCGGTTCAGCTCCATCCCGACAACGCCGACGCGCGGCTCGGCCTTGGCTGGGCGTACGACCTCGCCGGCCGCGACGTGGATGCCGCGGCAACCTGGGCGCCGGTGGTGTCTCAGGCGCGCGATGTTGCTACGCTGCGCCGCATGCGAGAAGTGCTGCAGAGCGCCGGCAACGTCGCGGCCGCCGCCGAAGCCGAGCGCGCGCTCCAGCGACCGGGTCCGGCCCGATGACGGCGCGGCCCTTTCGCGGGGCTCTCCTCGGCCCGGCCGCCACGCTGCTGCTGCTCGCGCTGTGCTCGGGCTGCGCCGGGTCGCAGCGAAGCGTGCGGCACGCTCCCCGCGCGCGCACCGCCCCGCCGCCCGCCGATTCGCTCACCCTGCTGCTGTGGCACATGGACGAGACCGGCGGCAGCGAGGTCACCGACGCCGGGCCGCTTCACCTGCTCGGCCTCGCCGGACCCGACACGCGGACCGACTTCGGCCGCATCGAGCGCGCGCGGCTGTTCACGCGCAGCATCGATTCGTTCGTGGCCTGTGGCTATGCCGATCCGCTCGAGTCGCCCGCCGCGCTCACCGTCGAGGCCTGGGTGCGCGTGGACGAATACGGACAGTACGAGGACACGCCGATCGCCGGACGCTGGACCCCGAACGTCAACGAGCACAGCTGGCTGTTCACGGTGCTCGGACGGGACCTGCTCCCGCCGATCGCCAACCTGCCGAGCCCGGGCCAGCACCAGGACCTGCTGCCCGCCTCGATCGGGGGCGACAACCTGGGCAAGCTGATGTTCGCATTCCAGCCGCGTGATGCCGGCAGTC
Coding sequences:
- a CDS encoding LamG domain-containing protein, translating into MTARPFRGALLGPAATLLLLALCSGCAGSQRSVRHAPRARTAPPPADSLTLLLWHMDETGGSEVTDAGPLHLLGLAGPDTRTDFGRIERARLFTRSIDSFVACGYADPLESPAALTVEAWVRVDEYGQYEDTPIAGRWTPNVNEHSWLFTVLGRDLLPPIANLPSPGQHQDLLPASIGGDNLGKLMFAFQPRDAGSPLSFVSNRALEIGRWTHVAVSYDGRVVRFYVDGNLDAQYAVLGAIRPSPAPLLVGNSFDPRWLTNFGTTEIHVLSNVDRNPYYAFVGAIDELRISNAVRTAFPYVR